In a genomic window of Babylonia areolata isolate BAREFJ2019XMU chromosome 3, ASM4173473v1, whole genome shotgun sequence:
- the LOC143280237 gene encoding pancreatic triacylglycerol lipase-like produces MRVVWLLVSLSVLLSKGWAKSVPAAPQTRSRLMLGMGVVWCCSSTSHCYGDLGCFSNSAPFYSLYRPLSFFPQSPEVIHPSFNLFTRQAPSTGHALHAGDVAGLQASTFQPARPTKFIVHGFIDNGGTDWMAEMKDEFLKHDDYNVVLVDWGSGSLALYGQATANTRVVGAMIAQLIQFMQNVTSARPEDMHIIGHSLGSHVAGYAGERLTHLGRITGLDPAEPYFQNTDIVVRLDPSDALFVDVIHTDGAPFYSTNMGLGMGVPCGHVDFFPNGGHDQPGCQDSAITHLLNEGLVLGTKEFVACNHLRSYHFFTESINSACPFEGYRCDSEDSFNAGKCVPCSEGGCSYMGLKADLVKPRPGSDHVKYYLKTGAHGPYCRYHHKVALTLASTQTYSHSERGQLFLQLTGRYGQTQQVKVTGDDSVHLQPGHTYTYLMTTPGDLGPVENVSFRWHLDSSLLDVGSWNILGLRHPKLAVDRIEVANGENHRTYNFCAQATPVETDHTQVFTSSC; encoded by the exons gcTCCTCCACCAGCCACTGCTACGGGGACCTGGGCTGCTTCTCCAACAGCGCTCCCTTCTACAGCCTGTACCGGCCGCTGTCCTTCTTCCCACAGTCCCCAGAGGTGATCCACCCGTCCTTCAACCTCTTCACGCGCCAGGCGCCCTCTACGGGGCACGCGCTGCACGCGGGGGACGTGGCCGGATTGCAGGCCTCCACGTTCCAGCCCGCCAGGCCCACCAAGTTCATCGTGCACGGATTCATCGATAATGGAGGAACTGACTGGATGGCG GAGATGAAGGACGAGTTCCTAAAGCATGACGACTACAACGTGGTCCTGGTGGACTGGGGATCTGGCTCGCTGGCCCTGTACGGCCAAGCCACGGCCAATACCCGTGTGGTTGGAGCCATGATAGCTCAGCTGATACAGTTCATGCAG AACGTCACCAGTGCCAGACCGGAAGACATGCACATCATTGGGCACAGTCTGGGATCCCACGTCGCCGGGTACGCTGGAGAGAGGCTCACGCACCTCGGCAGGATCACAG GGCTGGACCCTGCCGAGCCCTACTTTCAGAACACGGACATCGTGGTCAGACTGGACCCCAGTGATGCTCTCTTCGTGGACGTCATCCACACTGACGGTGCTCCCTTCTACAGCACCAACATGG GTCTCGGCATGGGCGTGCCGTGCGGGCACGTGGACTTCTTCCCCAACGGTGGTCACGACCAGCCAGGCTGTCAGGACAGTGCCATCACCCACCTGCTCAATGAGGGCCTGGTCCTag GGACCAAAGAGTTCGTGGCGTGCAACCACCTTCGCTCTTACCACTTCTTCACCGAATCCATCAACAGTGCATGTCCTTTCGAGGGCTACCGCTGCGACAGCGAGGATAGCTTCAAC GCTGGGAAGTGCGTGCCGTGCAGCGAGGGGGGCTGCAGCTACATGGGCCTGAAGGCCGACTTGGTGAAACCCCGACCAGGCTCTGACCACGTCAAGTACTACCTCAAGACCGGCGCCCACGGTCCTTACTGCC GCTATCACCACAAGGTAGCGCTCACCCTGGCCAGCACACAGACCTACTCACACTCGGAGCGTGGACAGCTTTTCCTGCAGCTGACCGGGAGATATGGGCAGACCCAACAGGTCAAGGTCACCGGCGA CGACAGCGTGCACCTCCAGCCCGGCCACACGTACACCTACCTGATGACCACCCCGGGTGACCTGGGCCCCGTGGAGAACGTGTCCTTCCGCTGGCACCTGGATTCCAGTCTGCTCGACGTGGGCTCCTGGAACATCCTGGGTCTGCGTCATCCCAAACTGGCCGTGGACAGGATCGAGGTGGCCAATGGAGAGAACCACAGGAC gtaCAACTTTTGCGCGCAGGCCACACCAGTTGAAACTGACCACACACAAGTGTTCACCAGTTCCTGTTAG